One Aegilops tauschii subsp. strangulata cultivar AL8/78 chromosome 7, Aet v6.0, whole genome shotgun sequence genomic window carries:
- the LOC109762789 gene encoding golgin candidate 4 isoform X3: MRSSIATYRESLSRLAGEVDDATADEIPAPWPSRRGDHAPTPPSSGRRRRYTRPDPAEPDEISKLKEDIEKIQASEAEIKALSFNYAAMLKEKEGDALVEERAYFASKQASLENEIKQLKQQLRCYSNKEDDTTRRLEDENKRNEFLQQQLNELKVDKEMVATTMEELHKELSEKKAELRCLQDELSTRDNERASDGSLQSLRSMVMALQKENSDLKIAKGSLYEELVNMESTTQKVDNSTSDVDNFSDVEKVKDEMASLKKALQGAFHERDRALQNLSRLKQHLLDKDLEDQEKMDEDSKVIEELRAICEQQRAHIVQLERALKVEMTKQEESKKTINDERSRSNEQIEDLQYKLANCMNALESKDQELLNLQSALGQYYAESEAKERLGDDLAMAREALAKLSESLKVANQGIEISRREKDEVVAKLSQAEKMLADGKRSLQKLEDDNSRLRHALEQSMTTVNRMSLDSDNSVDRRIVIKLLVTYFQRNHSKEVLDLMVRMLGFSEEDKQRIGSAQSNVGKVVVRGVLGLPGRLVGGLVGGNSAGKSTHAPQDNQSFADLWVDFLLKETEEREKQKASEAAARLSHEENQTTSRSASNLQASQHIANPGLSTKPHQFDRPDSDEFRMVPLAPMYTSMQTPLK; encoded by the exons ATGCGTAGCTCTATAGCGACCTATCGGGAGAGCCTCTCCCGGCTCGCTGGCGAGGTCGACGACGCCACGGCAGACGAGATCCCCGCGCCGTGGCCATCTCGGCGCGGAGACCACGCCCCTACGCCTCCGTCGtccgggcggcggaggcggtaCACCCGCCCGGACCCCGCCGAGCCGGACGAG ATTTCTAAACTCAAGGAAGATATTGAAAAAATTCAAGCTTCTGAGGCTGAAATAAAGGCATTGTCCTTCAATTATGCTGCCATGTTGAAGGAAAAGGAG GGAGATGCACTGGTGGAAGAAAGAGCATATTTTGCTTCTAAACAGGCTAGTCTTGAAAATGAAATTAAACAATTGAAACAGCAACTAAGGTGCTATTCAAACAAAGAAGATGATACAACACGGAGGTTAGAAG ATGAAAACAAGAGGAACGAATTTCTTCAGCAGCAGCTAAATGAACTGAAGGTCGATAAGGAGATG GTAGCAACTACCATGGAAGAGTTACATAAGGAATTAAGTGAGAAGAAAGCAGAGTTGAGATGCCTGCAAGATGAGTTGAGTACAAGGGACAATGAGCGTGCATCAGATGGATCTCTTCAGAGCCTTCGAAGTATGGTGATGGCTCTACAGAAGGAGAATTCAGATTTGAAG ATAGCGAAGGGCAGCCTTTACGAAGAGCTTGTTAATATGGAAAGCACAACACAAAAAGTTGACAATAGTACTTCTGATGTTGACAATTTTTCTGATGTGGAGAAG GTCAAGGACGAGATGGCTTCATTGAAGAAAGCTTTACAGGGTGCTTTTCACGAGCGAGACAGAGCATTACAAAATTTGTCTCGGCTGAAGCAGCATTTGTTAGATAAG GACCTTGAAGACCAAGAAAAGATGGATGAAGATAGCAAAGTCATTGAAGAGTTGCGGGCAATCTGTGAGCAGCAAAGAGCTCATATAGTGCAGTTAGAGAGGGCATTAAAGGTTGAGATGACAAAGCAGGAGGAGAGTAAGAAGACCATAAATGATGAACGCTCGAGGTCAAATGAACAGATAGAAGATCTGCAATACAAGCTTGCAAACTGTATGAATGCACTTGAATCAAAAGATCAGGAACTGCTTAATCTGCAGAGTGCCCTTGGACAGTACTATGCCGAGAGTGAAGCAAAG GAGCGACTTGGGGATGATTTAGCTATGGCTAGAGAAGCATTGGCTAAATTATCTGAGTCACTGAAG GTGGCAAATCAAGGAATTGAAATTTCAAGAAGGGAAAAGGACGAGGTAGTTGCCAAACTTTCTCAAGCCGAGAAGATGTTAGCGGATGGGAAGCGCTCCCTGCAGAAGCTTGAGGATGACAATTCAAGATTAAGGCATGCGCTAGAACAAAGCATGACAACAGTCAATAGGATGTCACTTGATTCAGATAACTCTGTTGACAG ACGAATTGTGATCAAACTACTAGTTACATACTTCCAACGGAATCACAGCAAAGAG GTATTGGATCTTATGGTTCGCATGCTTGGCTTCTCCGAGGAGGACAAGCAAAGAATTGGTTCTGCACAGAGCAATGTTGGTAAGGTTGTTGTCCGCGGTGTTTTGGGTCTTCCTGGGCGTCTAGTTGGAGGACTTGTTGGTGGAAATTCAGCAGGAAAatctacacatgcaccccaggatAACCAG TCCTTTGCAGATCTCTGGGTGGACTTTCTACTCAAGGAGACAGAAGAACGGGAGAAACAAAAAGCTTCGGAAGCCGCTGCAAG
- the LOC109762789 gene encoding golgin candidate 3 isoform X1 translates to MRSSIATYRESLSRLAGEVDDATADEIPAPWPSRRGDHAPTPPSSGRRRRYTRPDPAEPDEISKLKEDIEKIQASEAEIKALSFNYAAMLKEKEEQLVKLREENGSLRRSMESSNYKAVSGNSNGTLQRSPSRMQRNTDQEKTSSVLKQNGYGGGASQVIQKNGPHPLPVHYKGDALVEERAYFASKQASLENEIKQLKQQLRCYSNKEDDTTRRLEDENKRNEFLQQQLNELKVDKEMVATTMEELHKELSEKKAELRCLQDELSTRDNERASDGSLQSLRSMVMALQKENSDLKIAKGSLYEELVNMESTTQKVDNSTSDVDNFSDVEKVKDEMASLKKALQGAFHERDRALQNLSRLKQHLLDKDLEDQEKMDEDSKVIEELRAICEQQRAHIVQLERALKVEMTKQEESKKTINDERSRSNEQIEDLQYKLANCMNALESKDQELLNLQSALGQYYAESEAKERLGDDLAMAREALAKLSESLKVANQGIEISRREKDEVVAKLSQAEKMLADGKRSLQKLEDDNSRLRHALEQSMTTVNRMSLDSDNSVDRRIVIKLLVTYFQRNHSKEVLDLMVRMLGFSEEDKQRIGSAQSNVGKVVVRGVLGLPGRLVGGLVGGNSAGKSTHAPQDNQSFADLWVDFLLKETEEREKQKASEAAARLSHEENQTTSRSASNLQASQHIANPGLSTKPHQFDRPDSDEFRMVPLAPMYTSMQTPLK, encoded by the exons ATGCGTAGCTCTATAGCGACCTATCGGGAGAGCCTCTCCCGGCTCGCTGGCGAGGTCGACGACGCCACGGCAGACGAGATCCCCGCGCCGTGGCCATCTCGGCGCGGAGACCACGCCCCTACGCCTCCGTCGtccgggcggcggaggcggtaCACCCGCCCGGACCCCGCCGAGCCGGACGAG ATTTCTAAACTCAAGGAAGATATTGAAAAAATTCAAGCTTCTGAGGCTGAAATAAAGGCATTGTCCTTCAATTATGCTGCCATGTTGAAGGAAAAGGAG GAGCAACTGGTAAAACTTCGTGAAGAAAATGGCTCATTGAGAAGAAGTATGGAGAGCTCTAACTATAAGGCAGTCTCAGGCAATTCTAAT GGTACTTTGCAAAGATCACCTAGCAGAATGCAAAGGAACACAGATCAAGAAAAAACATCGAGTGTCTTAAAACAGAATGGGTATGGTGGTGGTGCTTCACAGGTTATACAGAAAAATGGTCCGCACCCATTGCCAGTGCATTATAAG GGAGATGCACTGGTGGAAGAAAGAGCATATTTTGCTTCTAAACAGGCTAGTCTTGAAAATGAAATTAAACAATTGAAACAGCAACTAAGGTGCTATTCAAACAAAGAAGATGATACAACACGGAGGTTAGAAG ATGAAAACAAGAGGAACGAATTTCTTCAGCAGCAGCTAAATGAACTGAAGGTCGATAAGGAGATG GTAGCAACTACCATGGAAGAGTTACATAAGGAATTAAGTGAGAAGAAAGCAGAGTTGAGATGCCTGCAAGATGAGTTGAGTACAAGGGACAATGAGCGTGCATCAGATGGATCTCTTCAGAGCCTTCGAAGTATGGTGATGGCTCTACAGAAGGAGAATTCAGATTTGAAG ATAGCGAAGGGCAGCCTTTACGAAGAGCTTGTTAATATGGAAAGCACAACACAAAAAGTTGACAATAGTACTTCTGATGTTGACAATTTTTCTGATGTGGAGAAG GTCAAGGACGAGATGGCTTCATTGAAGAAAGCTTTACAGGGTGCTTTTCACGAGCGAGACAGAGCATTACAAAATTTGTCTCGGCTGAAGCAGCATTTGTTAGATAAG GACCTTGAAGACCAAGAAAAGATGGATGAAGATAGCAAAGTCATTGAAGAGTTGCGGGCAATCTGTGAGCAGCAAAGAGCTCATATAGTGCAGTTAGAGAGGGCATTAAAGGTTGAGATGACAAAGCAGGAGGAGAGTAAGAAGACCATAAATGATGAACGCTCGAGGTCAAATGAACAGATAGAAGATCTGCAATACAAGCTTGCAAACTGTATGAATGCACTTGAATCAAAAGATCAGGAACTGCTTAATCTGCAGAGTGCCCTTGGACAGTACTATGCCGAGAGTGAAGCAAAG GAGCGACTTGGGGATGATTTAGCTATGGCTAGAGAAGCATTGGCTAAATTATCTGAGTCACTGAAG GTGGCAAATCAAGGAATTGAAATTTCAAGAAGGGAAAAGGACGAGGTAGTTGCCAAACTTTCTCAAGCCGAGAAGATGTTAGCGGATGGGAAGCGCTCCCTGCAGAAGCTTGAGGATGACAATTCAAGATTAAGGCATGCGCTAGAACAAAGCATGACAACAGTCAATAGGATGTCACTTGATTCAGATAACTCTGTTGACAG ACGAATTGTGATCAAACTACTAGTTACATACTTCCAACGGAATCACAGCAAAGAG GTATTGGATCTTATGGTTCGCATGCTTGGCTTCTCCGAGGAGGACAAGCAAAGAATTGGTTCTGCACAGAGCAATGTTGGTAAGGTTGTTGTCCGCGGTGTTTTGGGTCTTCCTGGGCGTCTAGTTGGAGGACTTGTTGGTGGAAATTCAGCAGGAAAatctacacatgcaccccaggatAACCAG TCCTTTGCAGATCTCTGGGTGGACTTTCTACTCAAGGAGACAGAAGAACGGGAGAAACAAAAAGCTTCGGAAGCCGCTGCAAG
- the LOC109762789 gene encoding golgin candidate 4 isoform X2 — protein MRSSIATYRESLSRLAGEVDDATADEIPAPWPSRRGDHAPTPPSSGRRRRYTRPDPAEPDEEQLVKLREENGSLRRSMESSNYKAVSGNSNGTLQRSPSRMQRNTDQEKTSSVLKQNGYGGGASQVIQKNGPHPLPVHYKGDALVEERAYFASKQASLENEIKQLKQQLRCYSNKEDDTTRRLEDENKRNEFLQQQLNELKVDKEMVATTMEELHKELSEKKAELRCLQDELSTRDNERASDGSLQSLRSMVMALQKENSDLKIAKGSLYEELVNMESTTQKVDNSTSDVDNFSDVEKVKDEMASLKKALQGAFHERDRALQNLSRLKQHLLDKDLEDQEKMDEDSKVIEELRAICEQQRAHIVQLERALKVEMTKQEESKKTINDERSRSNEQIEDLQYKLANCMNALESKDQELLNLQSALGQYYAESEAKERLGDDLAMAREALAKLSESLKVANQGIEISRREKDEVVAKLSQAEKMLADGKRSLQKLEDDNSRLRHALEQSMTTVNRMSLDSDNSVDRRIVIKLLVTYFQRNHSKEVLDLMVRMLGFSEEDKQRIGSAQSNVGKVVVRGVLGLPGRLVGGLVGGNSAGKSTHAPQDNQSFADLWVDFLLKETEEREKQKASEAAARLSHEENQTTSRSASNLQASQHIANPGLSTKPHQFDRPDSDEFRMVPLAPMYTSMQTPLK, from the exons ATGCGTAGCTCTATAGCGACCTATCGGGAGAGCCTCTCCCGGCTCGCTGGCGAGGTCGACGACGCCACGGCAGACGAGATCCCCGCGCCGTGGCCATCTCGGCGCGGAGACCACGCCCCTACGCCTCCGTCGtccgggcggcggaggcggtaCACCCGCCCGGACCCCGCCGAGCCGGACGAG GAGCAACTGGTAAAACTTCGTGAAGAAAATGGCTCATTGAGAAGAAGTATGGAGAGCTCTAACTATAAGGCAGTCTCAGGCAATTCTAAT GGTACTTTGCAAAGATCACCTAGCAGAATGCAAAGGAACACAGATCAAGAAAAAACATCGAGTGTCTTAAAACAGAATGGGTATGGTGGTGGTGCTTCACAGGTTATACAGAAAAATGGTCCGCACCCATTGCCAGTGCATTATAAG GGAGATGCACTGGTGGAAGAAAGAGCATATTTTGCTTCTAAACAGGCTAGTCTTGAAAATGAAATTAAACAATTGAAACAGCAACTAAGGTGCTATTCAAACAAAGAAGATGATACAACACGGAGGTTAGAAG ATGAAAACAAGAGGAACGAATTTCTTCAGCAGCAGCTAAATGAACTGAAGGTCGATAAGGAGATG GTAGCAACTACCATGGAAGAGTTACATAAGGAATTAAGTGAGAAGAAAGCAGAGTTGAGATGCCTGCAAGATGAGTTGAGTACAAGGGACAATGAGCGTGCATCAGATGGATCTCTTCAGAGCCTTCGAAGTATGGTGATGGCTCTACAGAAGGAGAATTCAGATTTGAAG ATAGCGAAGGGCAGCCTTTACGAAGAGCTTGTTAATATGGAAAGCACAACACAAAAAGTTGACAATAGTACTTCTGATGTTGACAATTTTTCTGATGTGGAGAAG GTCAAGGACGAGATGGCTTCATTGAAGAAAGCTTTACAGGGTGCTTTTCACGAGCGAGACAGAGCATTACAAAATTTGTCTCGGCTGAAGCAGCATTTGTTAGATAAG GACCTTGAAGACCAAGAAAAGATGGATGAAGATAGCAAAGTCATTGAAGAGTTGCGGGCAATCTGTGAGCAGCAAAGAGCTCATATAGTGCAGTTAGAGAGGGCATTAAAGGTTGAGATGACAAAGCAGGAGGAGAGTAAGAAGACCATAAATGATGAACGCTCGAGGTCAAATGAACAGATAGAAGATCTGCAATACAAGCTTGCAAACTGTATGAATGCACTTGAATCAAAAGATCAGGAACTGCTTAATCTGCAGAGTGCCCTTGGACAGTACTATGCCGAGAGTGAAGCAAAG GAGCGACTTGGGGATGATTTAGCTATGGCTAGAGAAGCATTGGCTAAATTATCTGAGTCACTGAAG GTGGCAAATCAAGGAATTGAAATTTCAAGAAGGGAAAAGGACGAGGTAGTTGCCAAACTTTCTCAAGCCGAGAAGATGTTAGCGGATGGGAAGCGCTCCCTGCAGAAGCTTGAGGATGACAATTCAAGATTAAGGCATGCGCTAGAACAAAGCATGACAACAGTCAATAGGATGTCACTTGATTCAGATAACTCTGTTGACAG ACGAATTGTGATCAAACTACTAGTTACATACTTCCAACGGAATCACAGCAAAGAG GTATTGGATCTTATGGTTCGCATGCTTGGCTTCTCCGAGGAGGACAAGCAAAGAATTGGTTCTGCACAGAGCAATGTTGGTAAGGTTGTTGTCCGCGGTGTTTTGGGTCTTCCTGGGCGTCTAGTTGGAGGACTTGTTGGTGGAAATTCAGCAGGAAAatctacacatgcaccccaggatAACCAG TCCTTTGCAGATCTCTGGGTGGACTTTCTACTCAAGGAGACAGAAGAACGGGAGAAACAAAAAGCTTCGGAAGCCGCTGCAAG
- the LOC109762789 gene encoding golgin candidate 4 isoform X4, whose translation MEQLVKLREENGSLRRSMESSNYKAVSGNSNGTLQRSPSRMQRNTDQEKTSSVLKQNGYGGGASQVIQKNGPHPLPVHYKGDALVEERAYFASKQASLENEIKQLKQQLRCYSNKEDDTTRRLEDENKRNEFLQQQLNELKVDKEMVATTMEELHKELSEKKAELRCLQDELSTRDNERASDGSLQSLRSMVMALQKENSDLKIAKGSLYEELVNMESTTQKVDNSTSDVDNFSDVEKVKDEMASLKKALQGAFHERDRALQNLSRLKQHLLDKDLEDQEKMDEDSKVIEELRAICEQQRAHIVQLERALKVEMTKQEESKKTINDERSRSNEQIEDLQYKLANCMNALESKDQELLNLQSALGQYYAESEAKERLGDDLAMAREALAKLSESLKVANQGIEISRREKDEVVAKLSQAEKMLADGKRSLQKLEDDNSRLRHALEQSMTTVNRMSLDSDNSVDRRIVIKLLVTYFQRNHSKEVLDLMVRMLGFSEEDKQRIGSAQSNVGKVVVRGVLGLPGRLVGGLVGGNSAGKSTHAPQDNQSFADLWVDFLLKETEEREKQKASEAAARLSHEENQTTSRSASNLQASQHIANPGLSTKPHQFDRPDSDEFRMVPLAPMYTSMQTPLK comes from the exons ATG GAGCAACTGGTAAAACTTCGTGAAGAAAATGGCTCATTGAGAAGAAGTATGGAGAGCTCTAACTATAAGGCAGTCTCAGGCAATTCTAAT GGTACTTTGCAAAGATCACCTAGCAGAATGCAAAGGAACACAGATCAAGAAAAAACATCGAGTGTCTTAAAACAGAATGGGTATGGTGGTGGTGCTTCACAGGTTATACAGAAAAATGGTCCGCACCCATTGCCAGTGCATTATAAG GGAGATGCACTGGTGGAAGAAAGAGCATATTTTGCTTCTAAACAGGCTAGTCTTGAAAATGAAATTAAACAATTGAAACAGCAACTAAGGTGCTATTCAAACAAAGAAGATGATACAACACGGAGGTTAGAAG ATGAAAACAAGAGGAACGAATTTCTTCAGCAGCAGCTAAATGAACTGAAGGTCGATAAGGAGATG GTAGCAACTACCATGGAAGAGTTACATAAGGAATTAAGTGAGAAGAAAGCAGAGTTGAGATGCCTGCAAGATGAGTTGAGTACAAGGGACAATGAGCGTGCATCAGATGGATCTCTTCAGAGCCTTCGAAGTATGGTGATGGCTCTACAGAAGGAGAATTCAGATTTGAAG ATAGCGAAGGGCAGCCTTTACGAAGAGCTTGTTAATATGGAAAGCACAACACAAAAAGTTGACAATAGTACTTCTGATGTTGACAATTTTTCTGATGTGGAGAAG GTCAAGGACGAGATGGCTTCATTGAAGAAAGCTTTACAGGGTGCTTTTCACGAGCGAGACAGAGCATTACAAAATTTGTCTCGGCTGAAGCAGCATTTGTTAGATAAG GACCTTGAAGACCAAGAAAAGATGGATGAAGATAGCAAAGTCATTGAAGAGTTGCGGGCAATCTGTGAGCAGCAAAGAGCTCATATAGTGCAGTTAGAGAGGGCATTAAAGGTTGAGATGACAAAGCAGGAGGAGAGTAAGAAGACCATAAATGATGAACGCTCGAGGTCAAATGAACAGATAGAAGATCTGCAATACAAGCTTGCAAACTGTATGAATGCACTTGAATCAAAAGATCAGGAACTGCTTAATCTGCAGAGTGCCCTTGGACAGTACTATGCCGAGAGTGAAGCAAAG GAGCGACTTGGGGATGATTTAGCTATGGCTAGAGAAGCATTGGCTAAATTATCTGAGTCACTGAAG GTGGCAAATCAAGGAATTGAAATTTCAAGAAGGGAAAAGGACGAGGTAGTTGCCAAACTTTCTCAAGCCGAGAAGATGTTAGCGGATGGGAAGCGCTCCCTGCAGAAGCTTGAGGATGACAATTCAAGATTAAGGCATGCGCTAGAACAAAGCATGACAACAGTCAATAGGATGTCACTTGATTCAGATAACTCTGTTGACAG ACGAATTGTGATCAAACTACTAGTTACATACTTCCAACGGAATCACAGCAAAGAG GTATTGGATCTTATGGTTCGCATGCTTGGCTTCTCCGAGGAGGACAAGCAAAGAATTGGTTCTGCACAGAGCAATGTTGGTAAGGTTGTTGTCCGCGGTGTTTTGGGTCTTCCTGGGCGTCTAGTTGGAGGACTTGTTGGTGGAAATTCAGCAGGAAAatctacacatgcaccccaggatAACCAG TCCTTTGCAGATCTCTGGGTGGACTTTCTACTCAAGGAGACAGAAGAACGGGAGAAACAAAAAGCTTCGGAAGCCGCTGCAAG